In Pedobacter sp. WC2423, the following are encoded in one genomic region:
- a CDS encoding single-stranded DNA-binding protein — MDRVRNSVRLTGYAATDPVIVSFITGKKMARLSIGVHEFFKNGLGEAIDQTQWFNLIFWNQKVELVENIVKKGMAMQVEGKLSAQTYTDKNGDQRYTTEIIIHKLEIVDKYEL, encoded by the coding sequence ATGGATAGAGTAAGAAATAGTGTACGTTTAACTGGTTACGCAGCTACCGACCCGGTAATTGTAAGTTTTATCACAGGAAAAAAAATGGCCAGGCTGAGCATTGGTGTGCATGAATTTTTCAAAAATGGTTTAGGAGAAGCAATAGATCAGACCCAGTGGTTTAATCTGATTTTCTGGAATCAGAAAGTAGAGCTGGTAGAAAATATTGTGAAAAAAGGTATGGCCATGCAGGTTGAAGGGAAGTTGAGTGCGCAGACTTATACAGATAAGAATGGTGACCAGCGGTATACAACCGAAATTATAATCCATAAGCTGGAAATAGTTGACAAGTATGAATTATAA